The DNA sequence TGTCCCCTTTTTATAAAATAATCAAGATATTTTTTCCTTACATCGTTTGCTTTCATGAAGTCTATTATAAAACACGTTACTCCAAGCTCCAAATTTAAAAAAACAGTTCAAGGAAGAAACACATCACAAAAAAATTTAATAGGGGAAAGTTACGGAAAAGATTATCTCCCTTCGCAAAAAACCGAGAGCGTAAGTTCGTGGGGGCTTCATTTGGGACCAAACGAACTTTTTTCTTCTGCACTGCCTTTTTGACTAACTTCATTACCTTTCTTTTTTTTGATCATTTCAAAAATCCCGGTTAGTTTTTCAGGGCGAATTAATCCTCCTCCCCAGATACTGTCTTCCAGGATGCTATTTAGTCGTTTAACCGATTTTCTCAAGTCGGTTAGAATCATAACGACTTGTACACCTACAACAAAAAGCAATAATGTTAAGGCAACTACGACGACTACGAGAATTATTTGTATAGTATCCATTTAATTTGACAGTTCCGGACTAACTTTACGGCTAATGGCAGTTTCTTTTCCCGATCTAGATACCGATTTTATCAGTATTTCTTTGGTTTGGCTAAATATTTCTATCTGGGTTGCAAACTCGCCATTTTCTCCAACGATTACCGGTTGATTATTTACACGAACAACCGCCTCGGGATCGGTTTTTCCTGAAACCGAAACCGTACTTTCGGTAATTTTCAAATTCTCACTCGGTGAATAAACCTCCAAACTGGGAGATCTGGTGAAATCGTAATATTGAAATCCCAAATATCCGACAATGGCGACTGTAACTGCAAAAATTCCCAAAAAAAATGTTAACTTCGGACTCCACACAAATCTATTTAAAATATCTGCCTTAGGATTTAGTGATACATTCCGCGGCGGATAATCACGACGCAAGAACGCCAATACCTTTTTTTCATCCAGTTTCAAAGCCCCTGCAATACTTTTGACAAATCCGGTCACGACCGGAAAGTCGGGCAACTTGTTCCAGGATTCATTTTCAATTAGGCGAACAAACTCTTTTCGTATTTTTGTCTTGTTTTCCATATCTTCCAAGGTTTTATTCTGGGATAGACGCGTGTCTTTGAGATATTTACCAATAGTATTCATGTTTTATATTTACAATTAGGCACATTTAACCAATATCCGATTCCTGACTGGTGGGGTTAATGATATCATTTGCGTTTTGAATTAGTACCTCGCGCGGTTTTGATCCATCCGCAGGTCCCACCACTCCCGCCGCCTCAAGCTGATCGATAATTCTTGCCGCCCTGGCATAACCTACGGATAGTCGACGCTGAAGTAGCGAAGCGCTGGCCCTATCGTATTGCACCACCACTTCCACCGCACTTTTAAACAAATTGTCGGCATCTCCGTCAACCCCGGGAACATTTGTAGCCCCGGGCCTTGGCATGTCGACAACCTCCTCGGTATATTGAGGCGTAACACCTTGGTTTCGTAAAAACGCAGTCAAAGCATTTGTTTCTTTGTCAGAAACAAAAGCTCCCTGTATTCTTGTCGGTTTGGCGGATTCGGGCGGCATATAAAGCATGTCACCTTTGCCAAGTAATTTTTCAGCACCTTGGCCATCCAGAATTACACGGCTGTCTACTTGCGAGGAAACGGCAAAGGCAACCCTTGTTGGGATATTTGCCTTAATTAATCCGGTAATAACATCGACGCTCGGCCGCTGGGTTGCAAGCACCATGTGTATCCCCGTTGCACGGCTCATTTGTGCAATCCGTGTTATTGCGTCTTCAACTTCGACTGGCGAAAAAAGCATGATGTCAGCCAGTTCGTCTACAACTAAAACAATATAAGGCAATGCCTGGAAACCGCTCATTTCATTAAAGCCGTCGATATTTCTTACGCCTGCCTGCGCGAAAGATTTATACCGTCTGTCCATTTCACTTAATACCCACCTTAAGGCAGAAACAACCTTTTCCGGTTCAACGATTACAGGCGTCAATAAATGCGGGATGTCGTTATAAGACGTCATCTCTACGCGTTTCGGATCTACTAAAATAAACTTAACTTCTGCCGGAGAAGCACGAAACAGTACAGATGACAAAATAGTATTTATACACACCGATTTACCCGAACCTGTTTGTCCGGCAATCAAAACGTGAGGCATTTTACCCAAATTGGCGGTGATCGGTTTACCAGAAACATCAAGACCAAGGGCAACCGTAAGTTTATGATTGTCGTTTTGCATGGCATCCGATTCAAGCATTTTCCTTATCGTCACAAATTCGGGGGACTTGTTGGGGAGTTCAATGCCGACAAGTGATCTTCCGGGAATCGGAGCTTCAATCCTGATCGTTCCCGTGGTTGCGGCAAGCGCCAATGCCAAGTCGCGCTCAAGAGCGGTAATTTTTGAAAGTTTGGTTCCAAGAGCCACCTCAATCGCATATTGTGTGACAGCAGGACCAAGATTTACTTCCACAACTCTTGCTCCTATACCAAAACTGTCAAGTGTTTGTTCGATAGTGGCAGCGTTTCCCTTGATATCACCCCTGTCAGCTTTTCCAATTCCCCCGCCAGTAAGTAAGCTCAAAGGTGGTAATTTCCAAACTTTGTCTTCTCCCGGAAGATTGCTTACAAGTTTAGGGGCAAGCATGTCGGGATTTACTTTTACCGACGGAGTGCTTGCCGGTTCATTTACTTTAGGTTCAGGACGGTTTCCACCCAAGACTTTCATTTCTTTTTTAATCGGATCTCTAAAACCTTTGATGGTATTTTTGCTTTGCGATTTGATAACGTATTGTCTAAACAACATCATCAATATTTTGTAAACTTGATCAAGCGACGTATTAAATAAAATAATAAGTCCAATAATAAGCGTTCCTACAAAAATTATCGCCGCTCCGGCTTGTGTAATGAGTGTAGAAATTCCATCCCATGCAAGATTTCCAAAAATTCCTGCCTTGAAAATTGCTACGATCGAGATAAAGGACAGCACACCACCGACGACTACATTTGGCTGACTGAAGGAAGTTTTAAAACGCGAAACCAAAAGTCCAAAGGACAAAAATATGAAAGGCAGAAATATTGTCGTCCACGCAAAATAATTCGTTAACAAATCATTGATAAAAACCAAGATCAATCCCTGCCTTGAAAAAGAAATTATCACAAGAAGTGCTAGCGCAAAAAAAATTATTTGCGCGACAGAATACATTGTTGCTTGTTTGAGTTTCAAACGGAAAGAACGTTTATCTTTTGTCCGCCTGGCTCTTTTTTTCTTCTTCTTGGCCATATTTTTTTAACTAAAGTTTAATTGATACTGTGGCTTTTGCGCTTCGTACAATAAAACCGCATTCAATCAACTATTCTGGGTTCAGAATACCTTGTCACACCGCAGTAATTTATTATATACTCCTCTTGCTCGAGTTTGTAACTCTTCGTAAGAGATTATGAATTCAAAAACTTTCGTTTGCAAACACAAACTCAAGTTGTTTGAGTATAGCAAAGAGTGAAGAGCAAAGGTGAAAAACTTAGAAATCAGTTATAAGGAGTTTGCCAGTAAAAGTGTTTAAAAATATAAAAAACTTGGAATCCACATTGCAACTTACTCAATTTTCTCCCATGCAGTCTTTGCTTCGTTCATCCGATATCTATTCCCGCTAGGGGCAGAATAATAAACATCAAGTCGTCTTGCTTCCTCATCCCATCTGGTCCACACCTTTATTCCTGTTAGCTGATAACGTCCTTCTTTATC is a window from the Candidatus Woesebacteria bacterium genome containing:
- a CDS encoding helix-turn-helix domain-containing protein translates to MNTIGKYLKDTRLSQNKTLEDMENKTKIRKEFVRLIENESWNKLPDFPVVTGFVKSIAGALKLDEKKVLAFLRRDYPPRNVSLNPKADILNRFVWSPKLTFFLGIFAVTVAIVGYLGFQYYDFTRSPSLEVYSPSENLKITESTVSVSGKTDPEAVVRVNNQPVIVGENGEFATQIEIFSQTKEILIKSVSRSGKETAISRKVSPELSN
- a CDS encoding DNA translocase FtsK, producing the protein MAKKKKKRARRTKDKRSFRLKLKQATMYSVAQIIFFALALLVIISFSRQGLILVFINDLLTNYFAWTTIFLPFIFLSFGLLVSRFKTSFSQPNVVVGGVLSFISIVAIFKAGIFGNLAWDGISTLITQAGAAIIFVGTLIIGLIILFNTSLDQVYKILMMLFRQYVIKSQSKNTIKGFRDPIKKEMKVLGGNRPEPKVNEPASTPSVKVNPDMLAPKLVSNLPGEDKVWKLPPLSLLTGGGIGKADRGDIKGNAATIEQTLDSFGIGARVVEVNLGPAVTQYAIEVALGTKLSKITALERDLALALAATTGTIRIEAPIPGRSLVGIELPNKSPEFVTIRKMLESDAMQNDNHKLTVALGLDVSGKPITANLGKMPHVLIAGQTGSGKSVCINTILSSVLFRASPAEVKFILVDPKRVEMTSYNDIPHLLTPVIVEPEKVVSALRWVLSEMDRRYKSFAQAGVRNIDGFNEMSGFQALPYIVLVVDELADIMLFSPVEVEDAITRIAQMSRATGIHMVLATQRPSVDVITGLIKANIPTRVAFAVSSQVDSRVILDGQGAEKLLGKGDMLYMPPESAKPTRIQGAFVSDKETNALTAFLRNQGVTPQYTEEVVDMPRPGATNVPGVDGDADNLFKSAVEVVVQYDRASASLLQRRLSVGYARAARIIDQLEAAGVVGPADGSKPREVLIQNANDIINPTSQESDIG